From the Caballeronia sp. NK8 genome, one window contains:
- the prmB gene encoding 50S ribosomal protein L3 N(5)-glutamine methyltransferase, with the protein MALPFTTVRDLLRFGVSRFTEAGLSFGHGSTNAYDEAAYLILHTLHLPLDTLEPFLDARLLDNEIDAVMKVIERRAKERIPAAYITQEAWMHGRRFYVDERVIVPRSFIGELLQDGLQPYVADPDQVTRVLELCTGSGCLAILAAQAFENADVDAVDISADALAVARRNVDEYGLGERVRLHEGDLYAPLSAERYEVIITNPPYVNAHAMQALPEEYRHEPELALAGGADGMDVVRRIVRDARNWLTEDGVLVVEIGNERPNVEAALGGLDLVWLSTSAGDDNVFLIQAADLPS; encoded by the coding sequence ATGGCGCTGCCCTTCACCACCGTGCGCGACCTGCTGCGCTTCGGCGTCTCGCGCTTCACCGAAGCGGGCCTGTCGTTCGGCCACGGCTCAACCAATGCCTACGACGAAGCCGCGTACCTGATCCTGCACACGCTGCATCTGCCGCTCGACACGCTCGAACCGTTCCTCGACGCGCGCCTGCTCGACAACGAAATCGACGCCGTCATGAAAGTGATCGAGCGCCGCGCGAAAGAGCGCATTCCCGCCGCGTACATCACGCAGGAAGCGTGGATGCACGGCCGCCGCTTTTACGTCGACGAGCGCGTGATCGTGCCGCGCTCGTTCATCGGCGAGCTGCTGCAGGACGGTCTGCAACCGTATGTGGCCGATCCCGATCAGGTCACGCGCGTGCTCGAACTGTGCACCGGCTCGGGCTGTCTCGCGATTCTCGCGGCGCAGGCCTTCGAGAACGCGGATGTCGATGCCGTCGATATCTCCGCCGATGCGCTCGCGGTCGCGCGCCGCAACGTCGACGAATATGGCCTCGGCGAACGCGTGCGCCTCCACGAAGGCGATCTGTACGCGCCGCTGTCGGCCGAGCGCTACGAGGTGATCATCACGAATCCGCCGTACGTCAACGCCCACGCGATGCAGGCGCTGCCGGAAGAATACCGGCACGAGCCCGAACTCGCGCTCGCGGGCGGCGCGGACGGCATGGACGTGGTGCGGCGCATCGTGCGCGACGCGCGCAACTGGCTCACCGAGGACGGCGTGCTCGTCGTCGAAATCGGCAACGAGCGGCCCAACGTCGAGGCAGCGCTGGGCGGTCTCGATCTCGTTTGGCTCTCGACCAGCGCCGGCGACGACAACGTGTTCCTGATCCAGGCTGCCGACCTTCCCTCCTGA
- the cls gene encoding cardiolipin synthase has translation MQASDWLHLGTLVMAAHVLGVIAAIHAVINTRTSQGAVAWAVSLVAMPYFTLIPYLFLGRSKFAGYIDERRLEIEILRNRSKPAEWDSGARSDAPESAPLIDSSGARGEIAPGPAAYLGNPTIRTLQRLSGMPFLRGNSARVLINGDATFAAILDAIAAAERYVVVQFFIVRADALGDMLKDALIRKAQAGVRVYFLYDSIGSFDLPHRYVNALRAGGVEAHPFAATRKFVHRFQINFRNHRKIVVVDGKCAFIGGHNVGVEYLGGNPRLSPWRDTHVEVRGPAVASIQFVFTEDWYWATQRLPELGPAPPSDGNMHCMVLSSGPADKQETCSLFFVEAINAARERIWITSPYLIPDEAVFSALRLAVMRGVDVRILIPSRRDHRVVFAASRLYAYDLWQAGVRIFRYEPGFLHQKVVLVDDIAAAIGSANLDNRSFRLNFEITVLTVDRAFANEVEAMLRADFALAFEIDGNDYRGKAFWRRMAMHVARLFSPIL, from the coding sequence ATGCAAGCATCCGACTGGCTACACCTCGGCACGCTCGTGATGGCCGCGCATGTGCTCGGCGTGATCGCCGCGATCCATGCCGTCATCAACACACGCACGTCGCAAGGCGCGGTGGCGTGGGCGGTGTCGCTCGTCGCGATGCCCTATTTCACGCTGATTCCCTATCTGTTCCTCGGCCGCAGCAAGTTCGCGGGGTATATCGACGAGCGGCGGCTGGAGATCGAAATCCTGCGCAACCGTTCGAAGCCCGCCGAATGGGACTCGGGCGCGCGCAGCGATGCGCCCGAGAGCGCCCCGCTCATCGATTCCTCGGGCGCGCGCGGCGAAATCGCGCCGGGACCGGCCGCCTATCTCGGCAATCCGACCATCCGCACGCTGCAGCGCCTCTCCGGCATGCCGTTCCTGCGCGGCAACTCGGCGCGCGTGCTCATCAACGGCGACGCCACCTTCGCCGCGATCCTCGATGCCATCGCCGCGGCCGAACGCTACGTGGTCGTGCAGTTCTTCATCGTGCGCGCCGACGCGCTCGGCGACATGCTCAAGGACGCGCTGATCCGCAAGGCCCAGGCCGGCGTGCGCGTCTATTTTCTCTACGACAGCATCGGCAGCTTCGATCTGCCGCATCGCTACGTGAACGCGCTGCGCGCGGGCGGCGTCGAGGCGCATCCGTTCGCGGCCACGCGCAAGTTCGTGCACCGCTTCCAGATCAACTTCCGCAATCATCGGAAGATCGTCGTGGTGGACGGCAAATGCGCGTTCATCGGCGGGCACAACGTGGGCGTCGAGTATCTCGGCGGCAATCCGCGCCTCTCGCCGTGGCGCGACACGCACGTGGAAGTGCGCGGGCCGGCGGTCGCGAGCATCCAGTTCGTCTTCACTGAAGACTGGTACTGGGCGACCCAGCGCCTGCCCGAACTCGGTCCCGCGCCGCCTTCGGACGGCAACATGCATTGCATGGTGTTGTCGAGCGGGCCCGCCGACAAACAGGAAACCTGCTCGCTCTTTTTCGTCGAGGCGATCAACGCGGCGCGCGAGCGCATCTGGATCACCTCGCCTTATCTGATTCCCGACGAAGCCGTGTTCTCGGCGCTCAGGCTCGCGGTGATGCGCGGCGTGGACGTACGCATCCTGATTCCGAGCCGGCGCGATCATCGCGTGGTGTTCGCAGCGTCCCGGCTCTATGCGTACGATCTGTGGCAGGCCGGCGTACGCATCTTCCGTTACGAACCGGGCTTTCTGCATCAGAAAGTCGTGCTCGTCGACGATATCGCCGCGGCGATCGGCAGCGCGAATCTCGACAACCGCTCGTTTCGCCTGAACTTCGAGATCACGGTGCTGACGGTCGATCGCGCGTTCGCCAACGAGGTGGAAGCGATGCTGCGCGCGGACTTCGCGCTCGCCTTCGAGATCGACGGCAACGACTACCGCGGCAAGGCGTTCTGGCGACGCATGGCGATGCACGTCGCGCGGCTTTTCTCGCCTATTCTCTGA
- a CDS encoding glutathione peroxidase gives MSAASDGIYGFSAETLDGATVGLDTYRGKVLLIVNTASECGFTPQYNGLQHIYQLLAARGFEVLGFPCNQFGKQEPGDAEQIGSFCEKNYGVTFPMFGKIEVNGANAHPLYKYLKDKEPGLLGIEAIKWNFTKFLVDRQGNVVKRYAPQTKPESIVEDIEKLL, from the coding sequence ATGAGCGCAGCCAGTGACGGCATCTACGGCTTTTCGGCCGAAACACTCGACGGCGCGACCGTCGGTCTCGACACCTATCGCGGCAAGGTGCTGCTGATCGTGAACACAGCCAGCGAGTGCGGTTTCACGCCTCAATACAACGGCTTGCAGCACATTTACCAGCTGCTTGCCGCGCGCGGCTTCGAGGTGCTCGGTTTCCCATGCAACCAGTTCGGCAAGCAGGAACCGGGCGATGCCGAGCAGATCGGCAGCTTCTGCGAGAAAAACTACGGCGTCACGTTCCCGATGTTCGGCAAGATCGAGGTGAACGGCGCGAACGCGCATCCGCTCTACAAGTATCTGAAGGACAAGGAGCCGGGTTTGCTCGGCATCGAGGCGATCAAGTGGAACTTCACGAAGTTTCTCGTCGACCGTCAGGGCAACGTGGTGAAGCGCTATGCGCCCCAGACGAAGCCCGAGTCGATCGTGGAGGACATCGAGAAGCTGCTCTGA
- the radA gene encoding DNA repair protein RadA, with the protein MAKAAKAKTLYTCSECGGQSPKWTGQCAACGAWNTLVETVEQAPSAHRFQALAKSSAVRKLADIEASDVPRFTTGVGEFDRVLGGGLVPGGVVLIGGDPGIGKSTLLLQSLAEIARERPALYVSGEESGAQIALRAQRLGLIGESAAGDLALLAEIQLEKIQATIDEQRPEVAVIDSIQTIYSEALTSAPGSVAQVRECAAQLTRIAKQTGTSIIMVGHVTKEGSLAGPRVLEHIVDTVLYFEGDTHSSFRLVRAFKNRFGAVNELGVFAMTEKGLRGVANPSALFLSQHEQSVPGSCVLVTQEGSRPLLVEVQALVDTAHVPNPRRLAVGLEQNRLALLLAVLHRHAGIACFDQDVFLNAVGGVKITEPAADLAVLLAIHSSMRNKPLPKGLITFGEVGLAGEIRPSPRGQDRLKEAAKLGFSVALIPKANAPKQAIDGLKVIAVDRIEEAIDRVRDLE; encoded by the coding sequence GTGGCAAAAGCAGCGAAGGCAAAGACGCTCTATACGTGTAGCGAATGCGGCGGACAATCGCCGAAATGGACCGGCCAGTGCGCCGCGTGCGGTGCGTGGAACACGTTGGTGGAAACGGTGGAGCAGGCGCCCTCCGCGCATCGCTTCCAGGCGCTCGCGAAGAGCTCGGCGGTGCGAAAGCTCGCCGATATCGAGGCGTCGGACGTGCCGCGCTTCACGACCGGCGTCGGCGAATTCGACCGCGTGCTGGGCGGCGGCCTCGTGCCCGGTGGCGTCGTGCTGATCGGGGGCGATCCGGGCATCGGCAAGTCGACGCTGCTGTTGCAATCGCTCGCGGAGATCGCGCGCGAGCGCCCCGCGCTCTATGTGAGCGGCGAGGAATCCGGCGCGCAGATCGCGTTGCGCGCGCAACGGCTCGGCCTGATCGGGGAAAGCGCGGCGGGCGACCTCGCGCTGCTCGCGGAAATCCAGCTCGAAAAGATTCAGGCGACCATCGACGAGCAACGTCCCGAAGTCGCCGTGATCGACTCCATCCAGACCATTTATTCCGAAGCGCTGACTTCCGCGCCCGGTTCGGTCGCGCAGGTGCGCGAGTGCGCGGCGCAACTGACGCGCATCGCGAAGCAGACGGGCACGTCGATCATCATGGTCGGCCACGTGACCAAGGAGGGCAGTCTCGCGGGGCCTCGCGTGCTGGAGCATATCGTCGATACCGTGCTGTATTTCGAGGGCGATACGCATTCGTCGTTCAGACTCGTGCGCGCGTTCAAGAACCGGTTCGGCGCGGTCAACGAACTCGGCGTCTTCGCGATGACGGAAAAGGGCTTGCGCGGCGTCGCGAATCCGTCGGCGCTGTTTCTGTCGCAGCACGAGCAAAGCGTGCCGGGTTCGTGCGTGCTCGTGACGCAGGAAGGCTCGCGGCCGCTGCTCGTCGAGGTGCAGGCGCTGGTCGATACCGCGCATGTGCCCAATCCGCGCCGGCTCGCGGTGGGGCTGGAGCAAAACCGGCTCGCGCTGTTGCTGGCCGTTCTGCACCGGCATGCCGGCATCGCGTGTTTCGATCAGGATGTGTTTCTCAACGCGGTCGGCGGCGTGAAGATCACCGAACCGGCGGCGGATCTGGCCGTGCTGCTCGCGATTCATTCGTCGATGCGCAACAAGCCATTGCCCAAGGGCCTCATCACGTTCGGCGAAGTCGGGCTGGCGGGCGAAATCCGGCCGTCGCCGCGCGGACAGGACCGCCTGAAGGAAGCGGCCAAGCTCGGCTTTTCGGTCGCGCTGATTCCGAAGGCGAACGCGCCGAAGCAGGCGATCGACGGCCTGAAGGTGATCGCGGTGGATCGAATCGAGGAAGCGATCGACCGGGTTCGGGATCTCGAATGA
- the alr gene encoding alanine racemase: protein MPRPLSATIHTPALANNLVIARKYAPKSKIWAVVKANAYGHGLARAFPGLRATDGFGLLDLEEAAKLRELGWAGPILLLEGFFRPTDIDVIDRYSLTTAVHCDEQLRMLEMARLSKPINIQLKMNSGMNRLGYTPEKYRAAWERARAVQGVGQITLMTHFSDADGPRGIAHQLDAFERGAEGIAGARSLANSAAVLWHPDAHVDWVRPGIMLYGASPSGVTADIAGTGLKPAMTLQSELIAVQTVSAGSSIGYGSTFTAGTSMRIGVVACGYADGYPRVAPEGTPVIVDGVRTKLVGRVSMDMLTVDLTPCPNAGIGSRVELWGANLPIDDVASAAGTVGYELMCAIAQRVPVRAE, encoded by the coding sequence ATGCCGCGCCCCCTCTCTGCAACCATTCACACCCCCGCGCTCGCCAACAACCTCGTCATTGCGCGCAAGTACGCGCCGAAGTCCAAGATCTGGGCCGTCGTCAAGGCCAATGCGTATGGCCACGGACTCGCCCGGGCGTTCCCCGGACTGCGCGCGACGGACGGCTTTGGCCTTCTCGACCTCGAAGAAGCCGCGAAGTTGCGTGAATTGGGCTGGGCGGGGCCGATTCTTTTGCTCGAGGGCTTTTTCCGGCCCACCGATATCGACGTGATCGACCGCTACAGCCTGACCACGGCCGTGCATTGCGACGAGCAGTTGCGCATGCTCGAAATGGCGCGCCTCTCGAAGCCGATCAACATCCAGTTGAAGATGAACAGCGGCATGAACCGCCTCGGCTACACGCCCGAGAAGTACCGCGCCGCGTGGGAGCGCGCGCGCGCCGTGCAGGGCGTCGGTCAGATCACGCTCATGACCCATTTTTCCGATGCCGACGGCCCGCGCGGCATCGCGCATCAGCTCGATGCGTTCGAACGCGGCGCGGAAGGCATCGCGGGCGCGCGCAGCCTCGCGAATTCGGCGGCGGTGCTGTGGCATCCGGACGCGCACGTCGACTGGGTGCGGCCCGGCATCATGCTGTACGGCGCGTCGCCGTCGGGCGTGACCGCCGACATCGCCGGCACCGGCCTCAAGCCCGCGATGACGCTCCAGTCCGAGCTGATCGCCGTGCAGACGGTCAGCGCGGGAAGCAGCATCGGCTACGGCTCGACCTTCACCGCGGGCACCTCGATGCGGATCGGCGTGGTCGCCTGCGGCTACGCGGACGGCTATCCGCGCGTGGCGCCGGAAGGCACCCCCGTCATCGTCGATGGCGTGCGGACCAAGCTTGTCGGCCGCGTGTCGATGGACATGCTGACCGTCGACCTGACGCCGTGCCCGAACGCGGGCATCGGCTCGCGCGTCGAGCTATGGGGCGCCAATCTGCCGATCGACGATGTGGCGAGCGCGGCCGGCACGGTCGGCTACGAACTCATGTGCGCGATCGCGCAGCGCGTGCCGGTGCGCGCGGAATAA
- a CDS encoding CaiB/BaiF CoA-transferase family protein, whose protein sequence is MTPSLTGLRVLDLTRLLPGPVATLRLAELGADVLKIEPPGEGDYARTMMQSEADRQSGAPSAFYRIVNRGKRQLTLDLKTSAGRAKLIELARDADVLVESFRPSVMARLGVGYDVLREANPKLVYCAITGFGGDGPFAQKAGHDLNYIAYAGVLDQLAARDGTPVAPNFQLADLLGGALSAVMEILAAAWHVARGGEGRCLNVSMTHAIHAHNVMAHIALTNADEAGTRAGAGLLNGGAPCYDVYRTRDDRFVAVGALELKFWQTLCEALGRPDWATRHWSLGQAIGGTDAAELSAQLAARFRERTRDEWMTLLEPLDCCVAPVLTPAEAAVHPLFRDA, encoded by the coding sequence TTGACGCCATCCCTCACAGGCCTGCGCGTGCTGGACCTGACGCGGCTTCTTCCCGGACCGGTCGCTACGTTGCGGCTCGCCGAACTCGGCGCCGACGTGCTCAAGATCGAGCCGCCGGGCGAAGGCGACTACGCGCGCACGATGATGCAAAGCGAGGCGGACCGGCAGAGCGGCGCGCCGAGCGCGTTCTATCGCATCGTCAATCGCGGCAAGCGGCAGCTCACGCTGGACCTCAAGACCAGCGCGGGTCGCGCGAAGCTGATCGAACTCGCGCGCGACGCCGACGTGCTCGTCGAGAGCTTTCGCCCTTCGGTGATGGCGCGGCTGGGCGTCGGCTATGACGTGCTGCGCGAAGCGAATCCGAAGCTCGTCTATTGCGCAATCACGGGCTTCGGCGGCGACGGGCCGTTCGCGCAGAAGGCGGGGCACGATCTGAACTACATCGCCTACGCGGGCGTGCTCGATCAGCTTGCCGCGCGCGACGGCACGCCCGTCGCGCCGAATTTTCAGCTCGCGGACCTGCTCGGCGGCGCGCTGTCGGCCGTGATGGAGATACTCGCGGCGGCGTGGCACGTCGCGCGTGGCGGCGAAGGACGCTGCCTGAATGTGTCGATGACGCACGCGATTCACGCGCACAACGTGATGGCGCATATCGCGCTGACCAATGCTGACGAAGCCGGAACGCGCGCTGGCGCGGGCTTGCTGAACGGCGGCGCGCCGTGCTACGACGTCTATCGCACGCGCGATGACCGCTTCGTCGCGGTCGGCGCGCTGGAGCTGAAGTTCTGGCAAACCTTGTGCGAGGCGCTCGGCCGTCCCGACTGGGCGACGCGGCACTGGAGCCTCGGCCAGGCGATCGGCGGAACGGACGCGGCGGAATTGTCGGCGCAACTGGCCGCGCGCTTTCGCGAACGCACGCGCGATGAATGGATGACGCTGCTGGAGCCGCTCGATTGCTGCGTCGCGCCGGTGCTCACGCCCGCCGAAGCGGCAGTGCATCCGCTGTTCCGCGACGCCTAG
- the lplT gene encoding lysophospholipid transporter LplT gives MKKGFYTIMAAQFFSSLADNALLIAAIALLKDLHAPNWMTPLLKLFFVLSYVILAAFVGAFADSRPKGKVMFVTNSIKVVGCVTMLFGAHPLLAYGIVGFGAAAYSPAKYGILTELLPPDRLVAANGWIEGTTVGSIILGTVMGGALISPHIASHLLSLNIPRIHTPAEAAMLVIMLIYVIAAMFNLRIPDTGARYPKQETRPIKLITDFADCFLTLWRDKLGQISLAVTTLFWGAGATLQFIVLKWAEVSLGMTLSQAAILQAVIAVGVAVGAVLAAARVPLKRSLSVLPVGIIMGLAVMLMAFYTRHLFPAHWGIYFGKMHFPGYLLVAYLFLMIVGGLSGFFVVPMNALLQHRGHVLLSAGHSIAVQNFNENLSVLIMLCLYAVLVWLDVPIQFVIVLFGSFVCLMMYFVMRRHQANQRAFDSVALIGEARH, from the coding sequence ATGAAAAAAGGTTTTTACACCATCATGGCCGCGCAGTTTTTCTCATCGCTGGCCGATAACGCTTTACTGATCGCTGCCATCGCTCTGCTGAAGGACCTTCACGCGCCGAACTGGATGACGCCGCTGCTCAAGCTGTTCTTCGTCCTGTCGTACGTGATTCTCGCGGCCTTCGTCGGCGCCTTCGCGGACTCCCGGCCCAAAGGCAAGGTGATGTTCGTGACCAACTCGATCAAGGTGGTCGGCTGCGTGACGATGCTCTTCGGCGCGCATCCACTGCTCGCGTACGGCATCGTTGGCTTCGGCGCCGCTGCTTACTCGCCGGCGAAATACGGCATTCTCACCGAACTCCTGCCACCGGACCGGCTCGTCGCCGCGAACGGCTGGATCGAAGGCACGACCGTCGGCTCGATCATTCTCGGCACGGTGATGGGCGGCGCGCTCATCAGCCCGCATATCGCGAGTCATCTGCTGTCGCTGAACATTCCACGCATTCACACGCCCGCCGAAGCAGCGATGCTCGTCATCATGCTGATATACGTGATAGCCGCGATGTTCAACCTGCGCATCCCCGACACCGGCGCGCGCTATCCGAAGCAGGAGACGCGGCCGATCAAGCTCATTACCGATTTCGCCGACTGCTTCCTCACGCTGTGGCGCGACAAGCTCGGCCAGATCTCGCTTGCCGTCACGACGCTCTTCTGGGGCGCGGGCGCGACGCTGCAGTTCATCGTGCTGAAGTGGGCCGAAGTGTCGCTCGGCATGACGCTTTCGCAGGCCGCGATCCTGCAGGCGGTGATCGCGGTCGGCGTCGCGGTGGGCGCGGTGCTCGCGGCGGCGCGCGTGCCGCTCAAGCGCTCGCTCAGCGTGCTGCCGGTCGGCATCATCATGGGTCTCGCCGTCATGCTGATGGCCTTCTACACGCGCCATCTCTTTCCCGCGCACTGGGGCATCTACTTCGGCAAGATGCACTTCCCAGGCTACCTGCTGGTCGCGTATCTGTTCCTGATGATCGTCGGCGGGCTGTCGGGCTTCTTCGTGGTGCCGATGAACGCGCTGCTTCAGCATCGCGGTCACGTGCTGCTCTCCGCGGGCCATTCGATCGCCGTGCAGAACTTCAACGAGAACCTTTCGGTGCTCATCATGCTGTGCCTCTACGCGGTGCTCGTGTGGCTCGACGTGCCGATCCAGTTCGTCATCGTGCTGTTCGGCTCGTTCGTCTGTCTCATGATGTACTTCGTGATGCGCCGGCATCAGGCCAATCAGCGCGCATTCGATTCGGTCGCGCTGATCGGCGAAGCGCGGCACTGA
- a CDS encoding ATP-binding cassette domain-containing protein has translation MIRFNQFSLSRGTKPLFEETSFTLNPGEKAGLVGANGAGKSTLFSVLRGELHADGGDFSMPPSWRIAHVAQETPAVDRSALDYTLDGDTHLRAIEVRIASASAAHDGAAEAEAHAAFADADGYTAPARAETLLLGLGFTLEQTREPVSSFSGGWRMRLNLAQALMCPSDLLLLDEPTNHLDLDAIVWLEDWLGRYPGTLVVISHDREFLDSVCNVTLHLENRQVKRYGGNYSQFEVLRAQQLALQQSAFEKQQRTVAHLQSFIDRFKAKATKAKQAQSRVKALEKMELIAPAHASSPFTFEFREPDAAPNPMMVMESVRCGYHDDAGGEIPIVDAVTLSIQNGQRIGLLGANGQGKSTLIKTLAQTLEPLSGGVRQGKGLQIGYFAQHQLETLRPDDSALQHLARLAPDTREQELRDFLGSFNFSGEMATAKIAPFSGGEKARLALALVIWQKPNLLLLDEPTNHLDLETRHALTMALAQFEGTLILVSHDRHLLRATTDTFMLVAKHRLSPFDGDLDDYRDWLLQHAAEVRAAAKEASGAASADAQDSGPNRKEQRRQEAQERQKFAHLRKPLQSRIAKIEKEMEKLNAEKSTLDAFVADPASYEAAMKAKLTETIRRQGEVNARLETLEMEWLEAHEELEQIGS, from the coding sequence GTGATCCGCTTTAATCAGTTCAGCCTGTCCCGCGGCACCAAGCCGCTTTTCGAAGAGACGAGCTTCACGCTCAATCCGGGCGAGAAAGCCGGTCTCGTCGGCGCGAACGGCGCGGGCAAGTCCACGCTATTTTCCGTGCTGCGCGGCGAGCTGCACGCGGACGGCGGCGATTTCTCGATGCCGCCGTCGTGGCGCATCGCGCATGTCGCGCAGGAAACGCCCGCGGTGGACCGCAGCGCGCTCGATTACACGCTCGACGGCGACACCCATCTGCGCGCGATCGAGGTGCGCATCGCGTCGGCCTCCGCCGCGCACGACGGCGCCGCTGAAGCAGAAGCGCATGCCGCCTTCGCCGACGCCGACGGCTACACCGCGCCCGCGCGGGCCGAAACGCTGCTGCTCGGCCTCGGCTTCACGCTCGAACAGACGCGCGAGCCGGTGTCGAGCTTTTCGGGCGGCTGGCGCATGCGCCTGAATCTCGCGCAGGCGCTGATGTGTCCGTCCGATCTGCTGCTCCTCGACGAACCGACCAACCACCTCGACCTCGACGCCATCGTCTGGCTCGAAGACTGGCTCGGGCGCTATCCGGGCACGCTCGTCGTCATTTCGCACGATCGCGAGTTTCTCGATTCGGTCTGCAACGTCACGCTGCATCTGGAAAATCGTCAGGTGAAGCGCTACGGCGGCAATTACAGCCAGTTCGAAGTGCTGCGCGCGCAGCAGCTCGCGCTGCAGCAGAGCGCGTTCGAGAAGCAGCAGCGGACGGTCGCGCATCTGCAGAGCTTCATCGACCGTTTCAAGGCCAAGGCCACGAAGGCGAAGCAGGCGCAGAGCCGCGTGAAGGCGCTGGAGAAAATGGAGCTGATCGCGCCCGCGCATGCGAGCTCGCCGTTCACCTTCGAATTCCGCGAGCCCGATGCCGCGCCCAATCCGATGATGGTCATGGAAAGCGTGCGCTGCGGCTATCACGACGACGCAGGCGGCGAGATTCCGATCGTCGATGCAGTGACGCTGTCGATCCAGAACGGCCAGCGCATCGGCCTGCTCGGCGCGAATGGACAAGGCAAGTCGACGCTCATCAAGACGCTGGCGCAGACGCTCGAACCGCTCTCCGGCGGCGTCCGCCAGGGCAAGGGCTTGCAGATCGGCTATTTCGCGCAGCATCAGCTCGAAACGCTGCGCCCGGACGACTCCGCGCTCCAGCATCTCGCGCGCCTCGCGCCCGATACGCGCGAGCAGGAGTTGCGCGACTTTCTCGGCAGTTTCAACTTCTCCGGCGAGATGGCGACCGCGAAGATCGCGCCCTTCTCCGGCGGCGAAAAAGCGCGGCTCGCGCTGGCGCTCGTCATCTGGCAGAAACCGAATCTGCTGCTGCTCGACGAACCGACCAACCACCTCGACCTCGAAACGCGCCACGCCCTGACGATGGCGCTCGCGCAGTTCGAGGGCACGCTGATTCTCGTGTCGCATGACCGGCACCTGCTGCGCGCGACGACCGATACCTTCATGCTCGTCGCAAAGCATCGCCTGAGTCCGTTCGACGGCGATCTCGACGACTATCGCGACTGGCTGCTGCAGCACGCCGCCGAGGTGCGCGCGGCGGCGAAGGAAGCGAGCGGCGCTGCATCGGCCGACGCGCAGGACAGCGGGCCGAATCGCAAGGAACAGCGCCGCCAGGAAGCGCAGGAGCGGCAAAAGTTCGCGCATCTGCGGAAGCCGCTGCAGTCGCGCATCGCGAAGATCGAGAAAGAGATGGAGAAGCTCAACGCCGAAAAGTCGACGCTCGATGCGTTCGTCGCGGATCCTGCGAGCTACGAAGCCGCGATGAAGGCGAAGCTCACCGAGACGATCCGCCGGCAGGGCGAAGTCAATGCGCGTCTCGAAACGCTCGAAATGGAGTGGCTCGAAGCGCACGAGGAACTGGAGCAAATTGGCTCATAA
- a CDS encoding DUF2866 domain-containing protein → MKHSKSTRPKPAFHLRGCRVSAPLQQPWGSGCRIVEWIDEQGQVSRRVVAADVTEDEVVATIREHVTGRKHVLVDDERPPRQVLPRR, encoded by the coding sequence TTGAAACACTCAAAATCAACCCGGCCGAAGCCCGCGTTCCATCTGCGCGGATGCCGCGTCTCCGCGCCGCTGCAACAGCCCTGGGGAAGCGGCTGCCGGATCGTCGAATGGATCGACGAGCAAGGCCAGGTATCGCGCCGCGTCGTCGCGGCCGATGTCACCGAGGATGAAGTCGTCGCGACCATCCGCGAACACGTGACGGGCCGCAAGCACGTGCTCGTCGATGATGAGCGCCCGCCGCGCCAGGTCTTGCCGCGGCGCTAG